In Drosophila innubila isolate TH190305 chromosome 2R unlocalized genomic scaffold, UK_Dinn_1.0 1_C_2R, whole genome shotgun sequence, the following are encoded in one genomic region:
- the LOC117785125 gene encoding aldo-keto reductase family 1 member B1 codes for MPNLAPKIKLNNGQEMPVLGLGTWRSYESEAYQATCSAIDMGYRHIDTAFVYENEQEVGKAVREKIAQGVIRREEIFVTTKLGGIHHDPEIVERAFRLSLNNLGLEYIDLYLMHLPIGQKFHNDNNVHGTLELTDVDYLDTWREMEKLVDLGLARSIGLSNFNAAQTERVLKNCRIKPVVNQVECHPAFQQRQLRQHAKEHNLVICAYCPLARPQPARHWPPFLYDEHAQQLAKKYGRTSAQICLRYLIQIGVVPLPKSSNPSRIAENFNVFDFELKPEDVASMERYHTGVRTVPFSGMASHKYYPFNTEF; via the coding sequence atgccaaatctAGCGCCAAAAATCAAGCTTAATAATGGCCAGGAGATGCCTGTGCTGGGTCTGGGCACCTGGAGATCGTACGAATCGGAAGCTTATCAGGCCACATGCTCGGCCATCGACATGGGCTACAGACACATTGACACCGCATTCGTCTACGAGAACGAGCAGGAGGTGGGCAAGGCGGTGCGGGAGAAGATTGCCCAGGGCGTGATCAGGCGTGAGGAGATCTTTGTGACCACCAAACTGGGTGGCATCCACCACGATCCAGAGATTGTCGAACGCGCCTTTCGACTGAGTCTTAACAACTTGGGTTTGGAGTACATCGACTtgtatttaatgcatttgccGATCGGACAAAAGTttcacaacgacaacaatgtgCATGGAACTTTGGAACTGACCGATGTCGATTATTTGGATACATGGCGGGAAATGGAGAAACTCGTGGATCTGGGACTTGCTCGCAGTATTGGATTGTCCAATTTCAATGCCGCTCAAACGGAGCGAGTTCTGAAGAATTGTCGCATTAAGCCCGTGGTGaatcaagtggaatgtcatccGGCATTCCAGCAGCGTCAACTGCGTCAACATGCCAAGGAACACAATCTGGTGATCTGCGCCTACTGCCCGCTGGCACGCCCACAACCCGCCCGCCACTGGCCGCCATTCCTGTATGATGAGCATGCCCAACAGTTGGCCAAGAAATACGGTCGTACCTCGGCCCAAATTTGCCTGCGTTATCTCATACAAATTGGTGTTGTGCCGCTGCCAAAATCATCGAATCCGTCGCGCATTGCCGAGAACTTTAATGTCTTTGATTTTGAGCTGAAACCGGAGGATGTGGCATCCATGGAGCGATATCATACCGGTGTACGCACAGTTCCATTTAGCGGCATGGCCAGCCATAAATATTATCCATTCAATACAGAGTTCTAG